TTGAGCAAAATCTCCCCGCTATTTCTCCTCATGGGCAACCAGATCAATCTCCATAAAACCAGGGCAATTTTCATCCCACTCTGCCCACGTGCGTATAGCTATTTGTTGCTTTAATAGTGCTCCAGGCTTTGTACCTTTTCGTCCTTTTATCTCAAGCTTTTACGCTCATGTTTCAAAAGTCGGTCAATACTTGAGGCACTTATATGGCGCAAGTGTTCTATAGCCTGTGGAGAACCGTGGAGATGTCCGTTTGCTAAGAGATTATCTAAAACTTCATTTAAAATTGGCTTTTAAACGTTTGCCACACATGTAGTTTTCAATTTCCCAGACCTTTTTTAGTTTTAGTTCCTCTTCGCCGAATTTTTCTTTCTGCCAGGTCTTTTGTTCTTCTTGGCTATGTCGGCTTTAAGGTAATTTTTCTTGCCTACATAGATGGTTTTTCCGTGTTGCCTCAAGAGCCTGGCGGCATAGTTTCGATTTTTAGGCCTGTTATCCTCACAAAATAATCCAGTATCTCCATTTTTCCTTTTGCTGGCTTTTGATACTCTTTCGCCGTTTCCTGTAAATAGGTCTCCTTTCAAACATCGCTAACTCCATCTTTGTACCTCCAGTTCTTTGAACTGGATTATTTTACACAAATTTAAAGTACTTTTTTATTTTGAAGCAACGTTCCCTTTTCGAGTACTTTTATTATGAAGCAATTCGATGATTTGACAAAAAGAACTCTCTTCTTTAAAATATCTTATCCTTCCTGTTTTTTTCGCTGTTCAAAACGAACAGCAAGTAAAACGGGCGAATAAGACCATAAGGAGGAAAAATGAAACGAACGTACGAAATGGCGTTCCTTCTCAAAGAAGGAGAAGCCTCAGTACAGGCTCAGTCCAGAATCAAGGACTATGTGAAAAGGTTTAATGGTGTTGTTGTGACGGAATCAAACATGGGCCTACGTGATCTCGCCTATGTAATTCACAAAAAGCGTCAGAAATTCTTGCGGGCTTTTTACTACTTTTTGGATGTAGAAATGGAAACAAGTCAGGTTGATGCTTTTGAAAAGCTCGTCCACTACGACGAGGATGTGATTCGCCACATGGTTTTGGTGAAGTAGTATGAGTTGGGATATCAATCGAGTTGTTCTCGTTGGTAGATTGGCTCGCGATCCAGAAATCAAGTACACCCCAAGTAACACGGCTGTTGCTCGTTTCACTCTGGCTGTTGGTGGAAAACAGAAAAATGATGGTACGGATTCGGTGTCGTTTCTCCCGATCGTAGTATGGGGAAAAACGGCGGAAACCTGCAAACAGTACCTTTCAAAAGGAAAGATGGTAGCGGTAGATGGTCGATTAGAGCAACGCTCCTGGAAGGGTCAGGATGGCTCTCCACGGAGTACCATCGAGATTGTGGCTGAAAGAGTAGAGTTTCTGGGAGGCGCATCAGGCCCAGGAAAAACAGCGGATATACGTTCTGAGGTACCAGACATGGCTGCTGCCCCTGATTTCTACTATGATAACACTGAAACAGCTATTGATTTCAATCCTGTCAATCCCGAAGATCCCAATTTCTAATGACAGGAAACCAAAAAACACGAGAAGGAGAGTATATGATTGATAAAGACAATGAACTTCAGATGGATGTTGTTGTTCCCGAAGAGGTAGAAAAGGAAAAAGAAGAAAGCCTCGAACAAGAAGGTGGAGAGAGAGGGGCTTCTCCAGAAAAAGAAAAGAAGCGCTTTTTCTACTCCAA
This sequence is a window from Thermospira aquatica. Protein-coding genes within it:
- a CDS encoding single-stranded DNA-binding protein, whose protein sequence is MSWDINRVVLVGRLARDPEIKYTPSNTAVARFTLAVGGKQKNDGTDSVSFLPIVVWGKTAETCKQYLSKGKMVAVDGRLEQRSWKGQDGSPRSTIEIVAERVEFLGGASGPGKTADIRSEVPDMAAAPDFYYDNTETAIDFNPVNPEDPNF
- the rpsF gene encoding 30S ribosomal protein S6 produces the protein MKRTYEMAFLLKEGEASVQAQSRIKDYVKRFNGVVVTESNMGLRDLAYVIHKKRQKFLRAFYYFLDVEMETSQVDAFEKLVHYDEDVIRHMVLVK